The following proteins are co-located in the Vigna unguiculata cultivar IT97K-499-35 chromosome 9, ASM411807v1, whole genome shotgun sequence genome:
- the LOC114164180 gene encoding probable L-gulonolactone oxidase 6 produces MKEQVLRFTLVFLFICVCGVIADPPEDPIQCASKNTKCTITNTYGMFPDRATCNASEVVYPTSEEELVAAVASASKNKRKVKVATRFSHSITKLACTDGENGLLISTKNLNKILNIDAKEGTMTVQSGVSLREIMAAAADAGLALPYAPYWWGLTIGGMMGTGAHGSTLWGKGSAVHEYVVELRIVTPSGPEHGYAKVRTLDESDPSLNAARVSLGVLGVLSQVTLKLEPLFKRSITYVTKNDSDLGDELLTFGTKHEFADVMWYPSQKKAVYRIDDRVPVSANGTGLYNFFPFRSTPSVALAVVRSTEELQEALHDANGKCISAKLITGLLSGIAYGLTNNGIFRGYPVVGYSNRMQASGTCLDSFHDDLITACPWDPRIKGEFFFQTTFSIPMSDVKNFVEDVQKLVELEPKSLCGLEMENGILMRYVTASSAYLGKSEDAVDFDLTYYRSKDPLTPRLFQDILEEIEQIGLLKYKGLPHWGKNRNLAFDGIINKYKNADKFLKVKEEYDPEGIFSSVWSDQMLGLKGGVTVDTDGCAIEGMCICSEDRHCAPKKDYLCRPGKVFNKARVCTHVRKKTKEEDDLKDEL; encoded by the exons ATGAAGGAACAAGTTTTAAGGTTCACACTTGTGTTCTTATTCATCTGTGTCTGTGGAGTGATTGCAGATCCTCCAGAGGATCCAATCCAGTGTGCttcaaaaaacacaaaatgcACCATCACCAACACCTATGGCATGTTCCCCGACCGAGCCACTTGCAACGCCTCCGAGGTTGTCTACCCCACCTCGGAGGAGGAGCTGGTCGCCGCTGTGGCATCAGCTTccaagaacaaaagaaaagtgAAAGTCGCAACACGCTTTTCCCACAGCATAACCAAGCTGGCTTGTACTGACGGCGAAAACGGGTTGCTGATAAGCACTAAGAATCTAAACAAGATACTGAACATCGACGCGAAGGAAGGGACAATGACGGTGCAGAGCGGCGTGTCGCTGAGAGAGATCATGGCGGCGGCCGCCGATGCTGGTTTGGCCTTGCCCTATGCGCCATACTGGTGGGGTTTGACGATTGGTGGAATGATGGGAACAGGTGCTCATGGAAGCACGTTGTGGGGTAAAGGAAGCGCCGTTCACGAGTACGTGGTGGAGTTGAGAATCGTTACTCCTTCTGGACCTGAACATGGCTATGCCAAGGTTCGGACCCTTGACGAGTCTGATCCCTCTCTCAATGCAGCCAGAGTTTCTCTCGGGGTTCTTGGAGTTCTTTCTCAG GTTACCCTAAAATTGGAGCCTCTCTTCAAGCGATCCATTACATATGTGACGAAAAATGATTCAGATTTAGGAGATGAACTTCTTACTTTTGGAACAAAACATGAGTTTGCCGATGTAATGTGGTACCCAAGTCAGAAAAAGGCTGTGTATAGAATTGATGACCGTGTACCTGTTAGTGCGAATGGAACTGGCTTATACAATTTCTTCCCATTTCGTTCCACACCCTCAGTAGCATTAGCTGTTGTTAGATCTACAG AGGAACTTCAAGAAGCTCTACATGATGCTAATGGAAAGTGTATTAGTGCGAAGTTGATAACTGGACTGCTGTCAGGCATTGCTTATGGGTTGACTAACAATG GTATCTTTCGTGGATATCCTGTTGTTGGATATAGCAACAGGATGCAAGCATCAGGAACATGTTTAGATAGTTTTCACGATGATTTGATTACAGCATGTCCATGGGATCCACGAATCAAAGGGGAGTTCTTTTTCCAAACTACGTTCAGCATTCCCATGTCTGATGTAAAAAACTTCGTGGAAGATGTGCAGAAACTTGTTGAGTTGGAGCCAAAGTCACTGTGTGGGTtagaaatggaaaatggaatCCTTATGCGCTATGTTACAGCTTCCAGTGCTTATCTCGGAAAATCAGAAGATGCTGTGGATTTTGACCTCACATACTATCGCAGCAAAGATCCATTGACTCCTAGGCTTTTCCAAGATATACTTGAAGAAATAGAACAAATTGGATTGTTGAAATACAAAGGATTACCCCACTGGGGCAAAAATAGAAACTTAGCATTCGATGGAATAATCAACAAGTACAAAAATGCAGATAAGTTTTTGAAGGTTAAAGAGGAGTATGATCCAGAAGGGATCTTCTCGAGCGTGTGGTCGGACCAAATGCTTGGACTGAAAGGTGGGGTGACAGTAGATACGGATGGGTGTGCCATAGAAGGGATGTGCATTTGTTCAGAAGATCGTCACTGTGCACCAAAGAAGGATTACTTATGCAGACCAGGGAAAGTTTTTAACAAAGCGAGGGTTTGCACTCATGTTCGTAAGAAAaccaaagaagaagatgatttGAAAGACGAGCTCTGA
- the LOC114162742 gene encoding uncharacterized protein LOC114162742, which produces MWFCPNHATPFERVLVPSISATSWRSHGVSATANQKGGKLGHTLLGVIRSDSTPITKLTEEQGKMSGSDVLWALQRASARKKKNRKNKKEYRRDESSVATLTEQSAVDYTNVRPLSINANWAAKLEDLDKRLRELSDTI; this is translated from the coding sequence atgTGGTTTTGCCCAAACCACGCCACTCCCTTTGAGAGGGTTCTTGTTCCCTCCATCTCCGCCACCTCGTGGCGGAGCCACGGCGTCTCCGCCACCGCCAACCAAAAAGGTGGGAAATTGGGGCACACCCTTCTGGGCGTTATCCGTTCCGATTCGACTCCAATAACGAAACTAACAGAAGAACAAGGAAAGATGAGTGGGTCAGATGTACTTTGGGCACTGCAGAGAGCGAGTGCTCGGAAGAAGAAGAACAGGAAGAACAAGAAAGAGTATCGGAGGGACGAATCCTCTGTGGCCACTCTCACCGAACAATCTGCTGTGGATTACACCAACGTTCGTCCACTCTCCATAAATGCAAATTGGGCTGCTAAATTGGAGGACTTGGATAAACGTCTTCGTGAGCTTTCTGATACAATTTGA
- the LOC114163124 gene encoding heterogeneous nuclear ribonucleoprotein Q, with translation MSEGAEIDERVDLDEENFMEEIDDDVEEQIDDDGVDGGEDENAEGSVEEHEYEDSTAEVGGKDQLPEAEKSDIATEFGDDDQKPSFIDEDEKEKHDELLALPPHGSEVFIGGLPRDVCEDDLRDLCEPMGDILEVRLMKDRDTGENKGYAFVAFKTKEVAQKAIEEIHSREFKGKTLRCSLSETKHRLFIGNVPKTWTEDDFRKVIEGVGPGVENIELIKDPQNPSRNRGFAFVLYYNNACADYSRQKMSNASFKLDGNTPTVTWADPKNSPDHSASSQVKALYVKNIPENVTTEQLKELFRRHGEVTKVVMPPGKAGGKRDFGFIHYAERSSALKAVKDTEKYEIDGQVLEVVLAKPQADKKPDGGYGYNPGLHPNHLPHPAYGNFSGNPYGSLGAGYGVGGGYQQPMIYGRGPMPAGMQMVPMVLPDGRIGYVLQQPGVQAPPSRPRRSDRSNGPSGQGGRGGGGGGGGGGSGGSGNDEGNRSRRYRPY, from the exons ATGTCAGAAGGTGCAGAAATTGACGAGCGAGTGGACCTTGATGAGGAAAATTTCATGGAAGAgattgatgatgatgttgaagAACAAATAGATGACGATGGAGTTGATGGAGGTGAAGATGAAAATGCTGAAGGTAGTGTTGAGGAACATGAATATGAGGACTCAACAGCTGAGGTTGGTGGGAAGGATCAATTACCTGAAGCAGAAAAAAGTGACATTGCCACTGAATTTGGTGATGATGATCAAAAACCGTCATTCATTGATGAAGATGAGAAAGAGAAGCATGACGAACTTCTTGCCCTTCCACCTCACGGTTCCGAAGTCTTTATTGGTGGACTTCCCCGGGATGTATGTGAAGATGATTTAAGGGATTTGTGCGAGCCGATGGGTGACATTCTTGAG gtGCGATTAATGAAAGACAGGGACACTGGTGAGAACAAGGGTTATGCCTTTGTTGCTTTTAAAACAAAAGAGGTAGCACAAAAGGCAATCGAGGAGATACATAGCAGGGAATTTAAG GGTAAAACTTTGAGATGTTCACTTTCTGAAACCAAACACAGATTATTCATTGGTAATGTTCCAAAAACTTGGACGGAAGATGACTTTAGGAAAGTCATTGAAGGAGTTGGTCCTGGAGTTGAAAACATCGAGCTCATAAAG GACCCTCAAAATCCAAGTAGGAATCGTGGATTTGCTTTTGTTTTGTATTACAATAATGCATGTGCTGATTATTCACGGCAAAAGATGTCAAATGCAAGCTTTAAGCTGGATGGCAATACCCCCACTGTCACATGGGCAGATCCAAAGAACTCTCCTGATCATTCGGCTTCTTCACAG GTTAAAGCTCTGTACGTCAAGAACATACCAGAGAATGTTACCACTGAACAACTGAAGGAACTATTCCGTCGCCATGGAGAAGTAACAAAAGTGGTCATGCCACCTGGCAAAGCTGGAGGAAAACGCGATTTTGGCTTCATTCATTATGCAGAGAGATCAAGTGCATTGAAAGCTGTAAAAGATACTGAGAAATATGAAATTGATG GCCAAGTTCTTGAAGTTGTTCTTGCCAAGCCTCAAGCTGATAAAAAACCCGATGGAGGGTACGGCTACAATCCTGGGCTGCATCCAAACCATCTTCCTCATCCTGCGTATGGTAACTTTTCTGGAAATCCTTATGGCTCTTTAGGGGCTGGATatggtgttggtggtggttaTCAACAG CCAATGATATATGGTAGGGGTCCAATGCCAGCAGGGATGCAAATGGTTCCAATGGTATTACCTGACGGTCGAATTGGCTATGTCCT TCAACAACCTGGTGTACAAGCGCCACCTAGCCGGCCTCGCAGAAGTGATCGGAGTAATGGTCCAAGTGGGCAGGGAGGGCGaggaggaggtggtggtggcggcggcggcggcagTGGTGGTAGTGGCAATGATGAAGGGAATCGTAGTAGAAGGTATCGACCCTATTAG
- the LOC114163972 gene encoding 3-ketoacyl-CoA synthase 1-like yields MGGDSIDMDRERLTAEMDFKDSSSAVIRIRRRLPDFLQSVKLKYVKLGLGYGYSCNAASIVMLAVTLPLCFSLTGLKLSRLCSHQLDAETVAVASAALLSLAALRRWKRSGAVYLVDFACYKPEKERKISVESFLKMTEESGGFEEESLQFQRKISTRAGLGDETYLPRGITSRPPNLCMSEARLEAEAVMFGALDALFAKTGVEPKDIDILVVNCSLFNPTPSLSAMIVNHYKLRSNIKSYNLGGMGCSAGLISVDLAKDLLKANPNSYALVLSMENITLNWYFGNDRSMLLCNCIFRMGGAAVLLSNKPSDRSRSKYQLLHTVRTHKGADDKHYNCVYQKEDDTGKIGVCLARELMAVAGDALKTNITTLGPMVLPYSEQLMFFLSLVRRKVLKMSGVKPYIPDFKLAFEHFCIHAGGRAVLDELQKNLQLSEWHMEPSRMTLHRFGNTSSSSLWYELAYTEAKGRVAKGDRVWQIAFGSGFKCNSAVWKAMRDMPNLTEWRGNPWDDSVHNYPVNLSSTS; encoded by the coding sequence ATGGGTGGCGATAGCATAGACATGGACAGGGAGAGATTGACGGCGGAGATGGACTTCAAGGACTCATCTTCCGCCGTCATCAGAATCCGCCGCCGCCTCCCGGACTTCCTTCAGTCGGTGAAGTTAAAGTACGTGAAGTTGGGATTGGGATACGGTTACTCATGCAACGCAGCCAGCATTGTGATGTTGGCCGTCACCCTTCCTCTCTGCTTCTCCCTCACCGGTCTCAAACTCTCCAGGCTCTGCTCCCACCAGCTCGACGCCGAGACCGTGGCGGTGGCTTCCGCTGCGCTCCTTTCCCTCGCCGCTCTCCGCCGCTGGAAGCGCTCGGGCGCGGTGTATCTGGTGGACTTCGCGTGCTACAAGCCGGAGAAGGAGCGGAAAATCTCGGTGGAGTCCTTCCTGAAGATGACCGAAGAGAGTGGGGGTTTCGAGGAAGAGTCTCTTCAATTCCAGAGGAAGATTTCGACAAGAGCGGGTCTCGGCGACGAGACTTACCTCCCCAGAGGAATCACTTCCCGGCCGCCAAATCTCTGCATGAGCGAGGCGCGTTTGGAGGCGGAAGCGGTGATGTTCGGCGCGTTGGACGCGCTTTTCGCGAAAACCGGCGTGGAGCCGAAGGACATTGACATTCTGGTGGTGAATTGCAGTTTGTTCAACCCCACCCCTTCTCTCTCCGCCATGATTGTGAACCACTACAAGCTGCGGAGCAACATCAAAAGCTACAACCTTGGCGGCATGGGATGCAGTGCGGGACTCATCTCCGTTGACCTGGCCAAAGACCTTCTGAAAGCCAACCCCAACTCCTACGCCCTGGTGCTCAGCATGGAGAACATAACCCTCAATTGGTACTTCGGCAACGACCGCTCCATGCTCCTCTGCAACTGCATTTTCCGAATGGGCGGCGCCGCCGTCCTCCTCTCCAACAAGCCTTCCGATCGGTCGCGATCTAAGTACCAGCTGCTCCACACCGTGAGAACCCACAAGGGCGCCGACGACAAGCACTACAACTGCGTGTATCAGAAAGAGGACGATACCGGAAAAATAGGGGTGTGTTTGGCGCGGGAGCTAATGGCTGTGGCAGGGGATGCTCTGAAGACAAACATAACAACGTTGGGTCCGATGGTTCTGCCTTACTCGGAGCAGTTGATGTTTTTCCTGTCACTGGTTCGGAGAAAGGTGTTGAAGATGTCGGGGGTGAAGCCGTACATTCCAGACTTCAAGCTGGCCTTCGAGCACTTCTGCATCCACGCCGGCGGAAGAGCGGTGTTGGACGAGTTGCAGAAGAATCTCCAGCTGAGCGAGTGGCACATGGAGCCCTCCAGAATGACGCTCCACCGCTTCGGCAACACCTCTAGCAGCTCCCTCTGGTACGAGCTTGCCTACACCGAGGCCAAGGGTCGGGTCGCCAAGGGGGACCGGGTCTGGCAGATCGCATTCGGGTCGGGTTTCAAGTGCAACAGCGCCGTCTGGAAGGCCATGCGTGACATGCCCAACTTAACGGAATGGCGTGGCAACCCCTGGGACGATTCCGTCCACAATTATCCCGTTAATCTTTCCTCCACTTCTTAA